TAAGAAAAAGAATGGTATTCTGCTGTTGAATCACGACTTAGGCCGTTGGGAAGTCAGTGCAGCAGACCTGAAACTTTAGCAGTCAAAACAAAAATCGAGCTTAGCCAAGACCTCTTCCATTGGCTGGATTTTTAACCGTCGCAAAAAAGGTCTTGACAGCTGAGCGATATCCTTTTTTATGGTTTTTACCTGACGCGAGGTGGAGCAGCTGGTAGCTCGTCGGGCTCATAACCCGAAGGTCGAAGGTTCGAATCCTTCCCTCGCTACCATTTTTTCCGGCGCTAGTCGCCGGCTTTTGCAATAAATTAAGAACGCCTGTGGCGGTGTAGCTCAGTTGGTTAGAGCGTCGGAATCATAATCCGCAGGTCCGGGGTTCAAGTCCCTGCGCCGCTACCAGTTCTTTTTTGGCGCCAGTAGCTCAGTTGGATAGAGCAGCAGCCTTCTAAGCTGCGGGTCAGGGGTTCGAATCCCTTCTGGCGTGCCAGATTTAACCTCAGATTCGATACATCGATCCTTTGCGTGGTGGGTGTAGTTCAATGGCAGAGCACCGGATTGTGGTTCCGGGCGTTGGGGGTTCGAGTCCCCTCACCCACCCCACCCCATGGATTATTATGTCAATACACGATACATTGCAGCTTGGACTGGATATTGGCGGCTCCAGCATCAAATATGGCTGGGGCAACTGTAAATGCGGTTTACAGTATTTTGGGTCCATCCATCACACGGAAAAATCCCTTTCTGGATTTAGGCAAAGCATTGCCCTCATTTTGGATGAGTGCGCGCAAACGGTTGGCTGGGAGAAGATTAACGCGGTGGGCATCGGCACCCCGGGCACGATTGATCTTCAAGCTTCAAAGCTGGTTGGAATTAATCCCAACCTTCCTTTTTTGACCGATTTTGACCCCCGCGAACTGATTCCCAAAAGCTTGAATCTCCCCGTTTTTTATGACAATGACGCGAATGTGATGTGTCTGGCGGAAGCCTGGCTGCGTGGGATAGACAAAAAAGTAGCCGGTATCACCGTGGGCAGCGGCATTGGTTGCGGGTATGTGATTGACGGAAAAATCCACCGTGGTGCGCATGGCTTTGCGATGGAATTGGGGCACACCATCAGTTTTGCGAATGGTGAAGCCTGCTTTTGTGGCAGAAAAGGATGTTTGGAAGCTTACGCTTCTGTGGAGGGGCTCAAACGGCGGTTCCGCAATCTGCAAGGGGCGAGCGAGTTTGTGCCAGCTGACAGTGGATTACGCGAGCTGCTGGATTTTAGCCAAAACAGACCTGAAGCCCAAACGCTCATTCAGGAAGGGCTGCAAACGCTGGCGCGTGCCATCAGCGATTTGGTTGTGATTCTGGATCCGGATGTTGTGGTCTTGGGAGGCGGTGCCATGGACGGTGGGCTTTATCCATTTGAAGAGCTTGCCAAAGTCGCGAAAGCGTACATGCCCGCACAGAACGCAGGAAAGACTGCCTTGGAAAAAGCCTTGGAAGGTAACCGGGCTGGAGTTTTCGGGGCGATTATCTTGGCATCGCAAAGCGTTTGAACAAGTTTGGGAACGAATATTGCATAAAGTTAAAGCATTACGTGATAGGAGTTTTTAACATGAAAAAGGCAGCTTTGATCTTGGGACTGCTCGGCATTATGATGCTGGGGGTCCTCTTTGCGAAAGAGGGGGAAGCGCTTAAAGAAATACAGGCAATCCCAAACCCAATGGAGAGACACACGGATATCAGCTTTGTTTTCAACAAACAAATCCCAGTTCAAATCAGCATCCAAAATGGTTTTGGCGACGTTATCAAAAGCTTGTATTCCGGCACTTCCGAACACTATTTCAAAATCCAATGGGATCGAATCGACGATTTTGGCAATTACGTTCCTGCTGGTGACTATTATATCGTCGTCACCGAGGGTCGCTACACGTCCACCAAAAAGACTCTCATTTTGAAATGAACTGAGTCCGACTATTTTACAGTGTTAAAGCCCTGCCAAGCCGGGGCTTTTTTCTTTTTTCGTTCGGTGAGAGCTTGTGTCAGTGGGGACATTCAGTTGGCATTTTATGAAAAACAGACCAGGCCAGCAGCAAAAGCTTGACAGATTTTGAGAGTTATAAAATGATAACAACAGTTTGGGGAAAAATGGTTTTTTGCAGACCTCAATATCAATCCCCGGCAGCGTAGTCGCTTATTTTGCAAGACAGTCATGCGTTTAAGCCGTAAAAAAGCGACCACGCAAAACACTGGAACATTATGAAACTATTTACGAATGTCTCTTTGCCCACCTCATCGGCAGCCTTGAAAAGGGTGAATGTCCTTTTTGAAGACAAAATCCTGAAAATATCACCCGATCCCATCGAATCTGAAGAGGTTAGTCAAGTTATCGATCTCAAGGGGATGATCCTTCTGCCAGGTGCGGTGGATGCCCACAGCCACATTATTCGGGAAAAAGACCCCGCCAAGACCATCGCCCGAGTGAGCAAAGCCGCTATCAAAGGTGGTTGGACCAGCCTCGCCGAACTCAGCTATCTGGATCCCAAACCCATCACCAGCACCGATGCACTGAGCGCGAAGAAAAAAGTTATCAAGGCCAACTCTTTTGTGGACATGGCCTTGTGGGGCAATGTGGATATCGATGATTATCCCTATCATGCCGAGGCGGCTCAGGAGCTTTGGGGCAATGGAATAGTCGGCATCGCGTTGATGAATCCTTCCCCGAATCCAGAGCTCACAGCCCTGGATTTCACCGAGATCATGGATCTTTTTTTGGATATCTACGGAAGCGACACCGCTTTTTCTTTTCAAGGTTTCGATGTTGAGTCACATTCCGGCTTCAGTTTTGCATCCCAAGGCGATGCGATCAGAAAGCTTCTGCGGCGCATGCAGGAAAACCCCATCCACATTCCCAGAGTTTCATCTTTTGAGACGGTGGAATTCATCAACAGTATTTCCAAACGCTCAGATATTTCTTTTTCTCTGTGTCTCGCAGATTTGATGAAGCATTTTTCCGACATCGACTTTGGGTATGAAGTGGACTTGGAAGGGCCGGAGAACCAGTTTTTCATCTTGTTGCGTACCAATAAGATATACATGCTTTCAAACAATGTGGAAAGTGCTGAGCCAAAGGTTGATTTGAGCCCCGCCTTCCAAGGTGCGCCAGAGTCTCTTTTGCCTTTTTCCTACCTGTGGGCGCTTTCTGAACTTTGGAAAAAACGCAAAATACCATTGGCAACAGTGATTAAAATGACCAGCGAAAATGCAGCCAAGCGCCTGGGCATCTATCCCGAAAAAGGGAGCATCGCGGTGGGCTCGGATGCCGATTTTGTGGTTTACGACCCCACCGGAAGCACCGATTTCAAGGCTCCAGACGGCAGCCAGCACGAACTGGAAGGAGCCATCGTCTCGGTTTATCTTCGAGGAGAATCTGTGGTCCATAAAGGCAAAGTTGCGCCCGCGACAGGAGCTTTTTTGCATCGCAGCACAAACCCCAAACGCCGCCACAATTCCACAACCTGGATCTAATTTCCTGAATTCAAGGAGGATATATGAACAACCTCGACTATTTGAAAAACATTCTGGATGGCCATCCGGAACTTCAATATGAGTTGGTTGAAAAGTTTTGGTCAACGGATTTTCTCCGTTTTTACCACAGCCAGACAAACTACAACATTTCCAAAGACAACATCGTGCTCTCCGCGACACTTTACAAGGGCAAAAAAAGCTTCAGTTTTCAATTGGACAACCCACGCCGCGAGCAGATTGACGCTGCCGTGAAGGACGCATTAAACGTAATCGACAAATTGCCCGAAGACCCCGATTTTGTGGATATCGAAAACGACCTGAGCCTCGCTGAACCCCGCGCTGTGACGAACAACATCGAAGCCTTGAGCTTGGACAAAAAAGTGGGCATATTGTCGAAAATTGCAGACGCTGTGGCAACTCATGGATTTGATATCTTTGGCACCTTCATCTGCAACCACCAAAAATATCGCATCGTAAACAGCAACGGCATGGATAAAAGCAGCGAAAGCTCGCCCATCTATCTGGAAGTGAAAGCGGTTAGAAATTCCAACCAAGTAACAGTCCTGGAAACCTTTGGTGGCGAAGACGCAAGTTTGCTGGATGAAACCGCTTTCTTGACGAGCCTTCTGCGCCGCGTAAAGAATGGCGCCGGCGAAATAATCGACGTGGAGCCAGGCTATTACGACGTCATTTTGGCTCCCCGCTGTGTGGCGGAATTTGTTCAAAACCTAAGCTGGGGAATGAATGCACACGCGCTGGACCAAAGCAGCAGCTTTTTTGAAGGAAAACAGGGCAAGCAGGTTTTCCCCGAGCATATTAGCATCACCGACGATCCTGGCGATCCGGAAATGATCCGTGCGGATTATGGCTCCAACGGTCACATCTACCGCCGCCTGCCTTTGATAGAAAACGGAGTGTTCCGCAACTTTATGTGTGATAACTATTACGCCCACAAAACCGGGCTTCCGAAAAATGGCAACACGGCTTCCTGTCTGAAGATTGCTCCCGGAAACAAAACTTTGGACGAGATGATTGGCGGCGTGAAGCGCGGGCTCTATATATCCAGCCTGCACTATATGAACTTCATCAACCCGCGTGAAACATCGCTGACGGGACTCACTCGAGACGGCACCTTCCTCATCGAGGATGGAAAAATCAGCAAAGTGGTAAACAATCTTCGTTTCACCGAGCGCATCGAACGCATCTTGAACAACGTGATCGAACTTGAAAACCGCTGCCAGACCATTCCTTTTTCAGAAAACTACGACAGCTTCGATATCGAAACCGTGAAGGCGCCCCACGCCTTGGTCCGCGATTTCAACATCAGCTCTTCCACCAAAACCATTTAGGAGGACCACATGGAACATCTTGTAAAACAAACAATTGCAAAACTCTCCCTCCCGGAAGTAAGCTTCGCGGATGTGCGCATCACCAACACGGACTGGGAAAGCATTTATTTTATGAACGGATTCCTGCGCGGCTTTGGCAGCAATATGGACGCGCCGGCCATCGGCATCAGAGTTTTGGTGAATGGATGCTGGGGCTTTGCCGGCTCTCGTGACCTGAGTCCAGCCTCAGTGGAGCGTCTCATCCAGCAAGCCGTCTCAAATGCCCGTCAGGGAAGCCATTTTTTGCGTAGCAAGGTGGAGTTTCCCGCGCTTCCCGCTCTGGAGGCGGAATATATCCACAAGCCCGAAATCGACCCGTTTGCCATGCCCAAAGAGGAGAAAACCGAGTTTTTAGGCAAATTGGCTGAAGCCATCAAACCTCAGGGAAAGATTGTGCATTCCACGGTTATGGGACAATTCATGCGCCAGGAAAAATACTATGCCAATAGCGAAGGAACCTATTCCCACACAGTATTTTACAATACTCTTCCCATGATGGAGGTGGTGGCTGCGGATGGCGGACAGATACAATCCCGAACCTGGCCTGGACACATGAGCGCGGGTCGCAGTGGCTTCGAGCTTTTTCATCAACAAAAATTCACGGAAAACACTCAGCGCATCATCAAGGAAGCGACTGATTTGCTTTCAGCGCCCGTGATTGAAGAGGAAAAAGCGGACATTATCATCGGCAATGGACACCTGGCATTGCAGTTGCATGAATCCGTGGGACACGCCACCGAGGCAGATCGCATCTTCGGCATGGAGATTTCCTATGCCGGGAAAACCTTCGTCAAACCCGAAATGATTGGTTCCTTCCAATATGGCTCGCCAGTGGTGAATATCTTCAGCGACAGCACCGACCCCGCTGGATTGGGTTTTCATCCGGTGGACGACGAAGGTGTGCCTGGAAAGAAAATGGACATCATCAAAGATGGCATATTGGTGAACCAGCAAACCTCGCGTCACATTGCTCACCTGCTGGGATTGGAACCCTCCGCAAACATGAAAGCGTCTTTCGCAGATGATTTTCCGCTGGTGCGCATGACAAATTTCTGCCTGGCTCCTGGAAAAGGCAGCCTGGATGAGCTCATTGCCGAAACGGAACACGGATATTTGCTTGATTTTACAAAGACTTGGAGTATCGACGACAACCGCAACAACTTCCAGTTCACCACCGAAATCGGCTATCGCATCAAAAACGGCAAAATCATCGGCATCGTTAAAGAACCAACCTATTTTGGCATAACCAAAGATTTCTGGAACGCCTGCGACCGCGTTTGTGGACCCGAGGAATGGGGATACCACAGCACCTTCCACTGCGGCAAGGGTGAACCCGGCCAAGTGATGCAGCTTTCACACGGGGTGGCCCCGGCACGCTTCAGAAATATTAACGTCAGCGTAAAAATCTAATTCAAAAAAGACAAAGCGAGCTGTCTGATGAACAGCCGCTTGGGAGGAAAAATGAAAGCGTTCAACGCCATTGTGCTGTTATTGATTTTGATAATGCTCGGCTTTTCGACCTATTTGACCTGGCAGATGAAGAAAGATGAAGTGGTCCAAAAGCCTCCGATTGAGGCATTTGAGAAAGCAATCAAAAAATACAATCCCAATCCCATGGAAATCTTGGGATGGGAGCAAAACGGTAACGGAGTGGTGGTGTACACAGATTTGAAAGCCCCGTCTGCCGATTCATTTTATCAGTATTCATATTACTTTATGCTGCTTGAGACTCCCAAGGGGCAAAAATGGTTCCTACAGAACGAAGGGGCCCTGGAAGAGGTGGAAGTTAAGTAGAACAATTACTTTTTCACTTTTCAAAGGAAAGAGCTGTATCTCTTTGCCTGAACATCGGTTTTGAACTCAGTCCTTGATTAGTCGTATTTCACGCCGCTAAGGAAAAATCTCGCTCATTATTATAAGAACGAGTCTGCTGATTATGAGGGCACAAAGCCCTAAGTCTATGTGTACCTTATGTTTATCTTTTGAAACATAAGGGAGACATAAGGGGGCAAGAGAGAGCCCAAAAATTTCGAGCTTATCTGCCGTTGTATTTCAGCAGAAGATTACAAACGTTTTCCTGCCACTTTCTGGCGTTTGCCACGTTGTTGACTTTGTTGCACATAATCACGAAAACGTAAAGCTGGTCATCTCCGGCACGTAAATATCCAGCCAGGTTGCTGACATCGCGCAGGCTTCCGGTTTTTCCAAAAAGGACGGATTTTTCTTTGAGGTCAGGAAACCGCCTCTTCAAGGTTCCTATTTCACCGGGGGTGGCAAGAGATTGTAAAAAGAAATCAAACCACTCCTGATGTCGCGCCAAACAAAGTGCCAACCCCAAATTCGAGGCCGAGCAAAGATTTTGACGCGATAATCCAGAGCCGTCCACAACATGGAACTCACCGCCAATGCAGCTTTTAGCCATCAGTTCCATCAGTTTTGTGACGCCATTTTGCGCCCCTGGGCCGATGTGGCTTAACATTTGTTCTGCCAACATATTCGAGCTGTATTTCTGCATTACCGCCAAAATTTCCGCCAGGCTGGGGGATTTGTGGCTAAAAAGAGGCGTAAAGTTGTTTGAAGTGCCATCTTCCAGTAAAATTTTCCCTGTGATGGTAATTCCTTTTTTGCGGAAAGTATCGTGTAGGATGGTCATCGTGAAAAGTGGAGGGTTGCGCACTGCCGCGGTCAGTTTCTGCTTGGTATTTGTTCCCAGTTTTCCATGCAAGGTCACGGTGCTGCCATCTTCAGACAGCTTGAGCCAGATGCCAGCCGCGCCGTTTTCCGAAACCGTCTCAATTCGATTGTCCACCTTCAGGAATTTATAGTTATAGCTGGGTGTTGCGGATGCTTTTTGTCCAGCTTTTGCCGCCCCTTCCAGCTCGAAACGAACTTTGTTTTCATTGAAGCAGAGTGCGCCTACTCCCGGAGAAAATCCATAGTGGAGGTTGTGTTTTTCCCAAAGCGGATGTTTTTCCAGGGTGGGGAACAGGCTGATATTTCCAATCAGATTCCCCTCAATTTTACGGATTCCCAGAGCGCGCAACGAATCCGCCCAAGCTTCAAAAACCTGATGCGGACCCTTGGGATAGAAATCTTCCATCCAGCTTGGGTCACCTCCGCCCACAACAATGAGATCTCCCTTCAAAACGCCATCCACGATTTCGCCCCGCGAGCCGATTTTCGTCGTGAATTGATATTGGGGACCCAGTGTTTCCAAGGCTCCGATGCCGGTGTAGAGCTTTTGCAGGGAGGCGGGAATCATGCCCTGTTCATTTTTGTGTCCCCAAACCAGACCGCAGGTGGCTGGATTGTAAAATGCCACAGCCACTTCGGCTCCTCCCACAAGCTTTGAGCTCATCAGCTTTTCCAACTCCCGGCCCAAAGCTTTGGAATCCAGTTCCTGGGCGAATAAGTGAGCGAAAAGGCTGAGGAAAAACAGCGCCATTAGCGCCGTAATCTTCAGCCGTTTTGCGATAGTATCGTTATGAAACATCGGTGTTTTCAAGCCATCTGACGGTTTTGCGGTCTCCTAAAATACCGTGAAGGTGGCTTATTCCATCTCTGTGTTACATTTTGGGCATTTCTTGTAGCTGCCTCTTTCCTTCGAATAATGCTCTTCAATATAGGGATTACCACAATTTGGGCAGGCGATGGGCAGAGGTTTTTTATTTGTGAGATACTTGCATTCAGGATAGCGGGTGCAAGAATAGAAGAGGTTACCCCTCTTATTTTTGCGTTGCGCCAGTTCGCCTTTTCCACATTCAGGACAGGCGACGCCCGTGGTTTCTTTTTTGATGTATTTGCATTTGGGATAGTTGCTGCAGGCGGTGAATTCGCCATATCTGCCAGAGCGGACAATCAAGGCGCTGCCGCATTGCGGGCATTTTTCTTCCAGAACCTTGGGCATCAGGATTTCGATTTTGCCATCTTCGGTTCTGCTGAAGTTTTTGATGTTTCTGCATTCAGGAAAGCGGTTACAGCCCAAAAATTCTCCATTTCTGGAACGCTTGACCACCATTTTTCCTTCGCCACAAACATCGCAAGTGATGTCGGTTTCTTCCGTAAAAGCCTTCTTTTCCTTTTTAAGGTCCACGTCAGCCACAAATTTCATCAGTTCATCGTAATATAACTTGACCGTTTCGTACCAAACCGATTGTTTTTCTTCAATCTGATCCAGCCTGTCTTCCATTTCCGCTGTGAAGCTGACATTGAAAATAGCATCAAAATTCTTCACCAGAAAGCTGTTAACATTTTTTCCCAAATCGGTGGGGAAGAATACTTTTTTCTGAATTTTAACATAGTCCCGCTTGCGAATGGTGCTGATGATGCTGGAATAGGTGGAGGGACGACCGATGCCCTGAGCCTCCAAAAGCTTGATCAGCGAGGCTTCTGTGTAGCGGGCGGGCGGCTTTGTGAAATGTTGGGAACGTTTGATGGCATCGTGTTCCAAAGCGTCGTTTTTGGTGTAATCCGCGTGAATCTGGGCGCCTTCCACATAATAGACGTGAGCCCAGGCTTTCATGAAGCCTTGCTCCACCACTCTGTTTCCCGTGGCCGCAAAAACGGCTTCTCCCAAACCAATTTTTGCCGAAGTGTTTTCCAGCTTGGCAGGCTTCATCTGGGTGGCCACAAAGCGTTGCCAGATTAGGGTGTAGAGCTTTAATTGTTCTTTGCTGAGCTGGGCGGCAATGCTTTCCGGGGTGCGGAAAGCGTCGGTGGGTCTGATTGCTTCGTGGGCGTCTTGGGCGGATTTTTTGGTCTTGAAAAAACGGGGGTTGGGAACAATATCCTGCTCGCCAAAACGTTCTTTCACCAGAGTGCGGCAGTTTTCAACCGCTTCCGGGGCAACGCGCACGCTGTCGGTACGCATGTAGGTGATGAGTCCCGTGGTTTCACCTTTAAGTTCAATCCCTTCATACAGTTCCTGGGCAATCGCCATGGTGCGTTCCGAGGAAAAATTCAGGATTTTTGAGGCTTCCTGTTGCAGGGTGCTGGTGATGAATGGAGGCGGTGGCTGTAAGTCACGCAGTGTACGCTTTATTTCACCGAGGGTGGCATCGGCGTTTTTGATGGTCTCGGAAATTTCAATGCCCGTTTTTTCGTCAGGGATTTCAAATTTCTTGCCCTGCCATTTTTCCAAACTGGCCTTGAAGGGTGGCAGCGCGTCCCGCCAAAAACTTGCTTCGAGCTTCCAAAATTCCCGAGGCACAAAGGCTTCGATTTCTTCCTCACGCTCGCAAATGAGGCGCAAAGCCACGGATTGAACGCGTCCCGCGCTGAGGTCTTTGGCTATCACTTTCCACAAAAGTGGGGATACAGTGTAACCCACGATACGGTCCAAAACGCGGCGCGCCTGCTGGGCGTCCACCTTTGCCATATCAACATCACCGGGCTGCTCCATGGCGGCTTTTACCGCTTTGGAGGTGATTTCGTTGAACACAATACGATGCACTTTTTTGCCCGCGATTTCTTTTTCCAAAACCTTGCTGAGGTGCCAGGCGATGGCTTCACCTTCGCGGTCGGGGTCACTGGCCAGGAAAATCTCTTCCGCACCTTTGGCGGCAGTTCGCAAATCGGCCACCGTCTTACTTTTCTTTTTATCAATCTCGTAAACGGGGCTGAAATTATGTTCAACATCCACGCCCATCGTGTTTTTGGGCAGGTCTCGGATGTGCCCAATCGAGGCTT
This portion of the Candidatus Cloacimonadota bacterium genome encodes:
- a CDS encoding ROK family protein codes for the protein MSIHDTLQLGLDIGGSSIKYGWGNCKCGLQYFGSIHHTEKSLSGFRQSIALILDECAQTVGWEKINAVGIGTPGTIDLQASKLVGINPNLPFLTDFDPRELIPKSLNLPVFYDNDANVMCLAEAWLRGIDKKVAGITVGSGIGCGYVIDGKIHRGAHGFAMELGHTISFANGEACFCGRKGCLEAYASVEGLKRRFRNLQGASEFVPADSGLRELLDFSQNRPEAQTLIQEGLQTLARAISDLVVILDPDVVVLGGGAMDGGLYPFEELAKVAKAYMPAQNAGKTALEKALEGNRAGVFGAIILASQSV
- a CDS encoding amidohydrolase family protein, whose product is MKLFTNVSLPTSSAALKRVNVLFEDKILKISPDPIESEEVSQVIDLKGMILLPGAVDAHSHIIREKDPAKTIARVSKAAIKGGWTSLAELSYLDPKPITSTDALSAKKKVIKANSFVDMALWGNVDIDDYPYHAEAAQELWGNGIVGIALMNPSPNPELTALDFTEIMDLFLDIYGSDTAFSFQGFDVESHSGFSFASQGDAIRKLLRRMQENPIHIPRVSSFETVEFINSISKRSDISFSLCLADLMKHFSDIDFGYEVDLEGPENQFFILLRTNKIYMLSNNVESAEPKVDLSPAFQGAPESLLPFSYLWALSELWKKRKIPLATVIKMTSENAAKRLGIYPEKGSIAVGSDADFVVYDPTGSTDFKAPDGSQHELEGAIVSVYLRGESVVHKGKVAPATGAFLHRSTNPKRRHNSTTWI
- the dacB gene encoding D-alanyl-D-alanine carboxypeptidase/D-alanyl-D-alanine-endopeptidase codes for the protein MFHNDTIAKRLKITALMALFFLSLFAHLFAQELDSKALGRELEKLMSSKLVGGAEVAVAFYNPATCGLVWGHKNEQGMIPASLQKLYTGIGALETLGPQYQFTTKIGSRGEIVDGVLKGDLIVVGGGDPSWMEDFYPKGPHQVFEAWADSLRALGIRKIEGNLIGNISLFPTLEKHPLWEKHNLHYGFSPGVGALCFNENKVRFELEGAAKAGQKASATPSYNYKFLKVDNRIETVSENGAAGIWLKLSEDGSTVTLHGKLGTNTKQKLTAAVRNPPLFTMTILHDTFRKKGITITGKILLEDGTSNNFTPLFSHKSPSLAEILAVMQKYSSNMLAEQMLSHIGPGAQNGVTKLMELMAKSCIGGEFHVVDGSGLSRQNLCSASNLGLALCLARHQEWFDFFLQSLATPGEIGTLKRRFPDLKEKSVLFGKTGSLRDVSNLAGYLRAGDDQLYVFVIMCNKVNNVANARKWQENVCNLLLKYNGR
- the topA gene encoding type I DNA topoisomerase, whose product is MNKALIIVESFAKAGTINKILGGKYSVKASIGHIRDLPKNTMGVDVEHNFSPVYEIDKKKSKTVADLRTAAKGAEEIFLASDPDREGEAIAWHLSKVLEKEIAGKKVHRIVFNEITSKAVKAAMEQPGDVDMAKVDAQQARRVLDRIVGYTVSPLLWKVIAKDLSAGRVQSVALRLICEREEEIEAFVPREFWKLEASFWRDALPPFKASLEKWQGKKFEIPDEKTGIEISETIKNADATLGEIKRTLRDLQPPPPFITSTLQQEASKILNFSSERTMAIAQELYEGIELKGETTGLITYMRTDSVRVAPEAVENCRTLVKERFGEQDIVPNPRFFKTKKSAQDAHEAIRPTDAFRTPESIAAQLSKEQLKLYTLIWQRFVATQMKPAKLENTSAKIGLGEAVFAATGNRVVEQGFMKAWAHVYYVEGAQIHADYTKNDALEHDAIKRSQHFTKPPARYTEASLIKLLEAQGIGRPSTYSSIISTIRKRDYVKIQKKVFFPTDLGKNVNSFLVKNFDAIFNVSFTAEMEDRLDQIEEKQSVWYETVKLYYDELMKFVADVDLKKEKKAFTEETDITCDVCGEGKMVVKRSRNGEFLGCNRFPECRNIKNFSRTEDGKIEILMPKVLEEKCPQCGSALIVRSGRYGEFTACSNYPKCKYIKKETTGVACPECGKGELAQRKNKRGNLFYSCTRYPECKYLTNKKPLPIACPNCGNPYIEEHYSKERGSYKKCPKCNTEME
- a CDS encoding TldD/PmbA family protein; the protein is MEHLVKQTIAKLSLPEVSFADVRITNTDWESIYFMNGFLRGFGSNMDAPAIGIRVLVNGCWGFAGSRDLSPASVERLIQQAVSNARQGSHFLRSKVEFPALPALEAEYIHKPEIDPFAMPKEEKTEFLGKLAEAIKPQGKIVHSTVMGQFMRQEKYYANSEGTYSHTVFYNTLPMMEVVAADGGQIQSRTWPGHMSAGRSGFELFHQQKFTENTQRIIKEATDLLSAPVIEEEKADIIIGNGHLALQLHESVGHATEADRIFGMEISYAGKTFVKPEMIGSFQYGSPVVNIFSDSTDPAGLGFHPVDDEGVPGKKMDIIKDGILVNQQTSRHIAHLLGLEPSANMKASFADDFPLVRMTNFCLAPGKGSLDELIAETEHGYLLDFTKTWSIDDNRNNFQFTTEIGYRIKNGKIIGIVKEPTYFGITKDFWNACDRVCGPEEWGYHSTFHCGKGEPGQVMQLSHGVAPARFRNINVSVKI
- a CDS encoding TldD/PmbA family protein; its protein translation is MNNLDYLKNILDGHPELQYELVEKFWSTDFLRFYHSQTNYNISKDNIVLSATLYKGKKSFSFQLDNPRREQIDAAVKDALNVIDKLPEDPDFVDIENDLSLAEPRAVTNNIEALSLDKKVGILSKIADAVATHGFDIFGTFICNHQKYRIVNSNGMDKSSESSPIYLEVKAVRNSNQVTVLETFGGEDASLLDETAFLTSLLRRVKNGAGEIIDVEPGYYDVILAPRCVAEFVQNLSWGMNAHALDQSSSFFEGKQGKQVFPEHISITDDPGDPEMIRADYGSNGHIYRRLPLIENGVFRNFMCDNYYAHKTGLPKNGNTASCLKIAPGNKTLDEMIGGVKRGLYISSLHYMNFINPRETSLTGLTRDGTFLIEDGKISKVVNNLRFTERIERILNNVIELENRCQTIPFSENYDSFDIETVKAPHALVRDFNISSSTKTI